A stretch of Gorilla gorilla gorilla isolate KB3781 chromosome 9, NHGRI_mGorGor1-v2.1_pri, whole genome shotgun sequence DNA encodes these proteins:
- the LOC134759320 gene encoding basic proline-rich protein-like, with protein sequence MQDCRPGRPLSWKSSYCLTRDRGLVQAVPPAAGTAGTARISAHRPERMGAASCTSAPPPRPQPRPSSGPQPHPAPTHVATPLPRSPAPPRARSSAPTSAAPPCLGTAVPRPRPLPRSPAPTLAAPPAPPAPRPPPAPPAPRPQLFPIPARGGSTWGGESWRRLLPAPSSSDQTLPEPSVSRLFQPSPASARPAAGAVNRARWRTRRARQDAAVPSRVDLAPGRPEDAAQKPSGPRDAGLRGCSAPGEAPGIPSRCGLARPPGRSAGSAGEASRAGARDPRAPRAGAAWAGARVGLRRCGKCPLPVDAEGGVARICCGLLEK encoded by the coding sequence atGCAGGACTGCCGCCCAGGGAGACCACTATCTTGGAAGAGCTCGTACTGTTTAACCCGCGACCGTGGGCTGGTCCAGGCCGTCCCCCCCGCGGCCGGGACAGCTGGTACCGCCCGGATCTCCGCCCACCGCCCAGAGCGAATGGGAGCTGCTTCCTGTACGTCAGCTCCGCCCCCACGCCCTCAGCCCCGTCCCTCCTCGGGCCCGcagccccaccccgcccccacgCACGTAGCCACGCCCCTCCCCCGCAGCCCCGCCCCGCCTCGCGCCCGCAGCTCCGCCCCCACGTCTGCAGCCCCGCCCTGCCTCGGGACCGCCGTCCCacggccccgccccctccctcgCAGCCCCGCCCCCACGCTCGCAGCCCCGcccgcgccccccgccccccgccccccgcccgcgccccccgccccccgcccgcaGCTCTTCCCTATCCCCGCGCGCGGCGGGAGCACCTGGGGAGGAGAGTCCTGGCGTCGCCTGCTACCAGCGCCGAGTTCCTCTGACCAAACACTGCCGGAGCCCTCCGTGAGCCGGCTATTCCAGCCCAGCCCCGCGTCCGCCCGTCCCGCAGCAGGCGCGGTGAATCGTGCGCGCTGGCGGACGAGGCGGGCTCGGCAGGACGCTGCTGTGCCGTCCCGTGTGGATTTGGCTCCAGGTCGTCCTGAGGATGCCGCGCAGAAGCCGTCTGGGCCTCGGGACGCAGGCCTGCGTGGCTGCAGCGCACCAGGGGAGGCTCCGGGGATCCCGAGCAGGTGCGGACTCGCGAGACCCCCTGGCCGCTCTGCGGGGAGCGCTGGGGAGGCGTCCCGAGCGGGCGCCAGAGACCCGCGGGCTCCCcgtgcaggggctgcctgggctgGGGCCCGGGTGGGTCTGCGCAGGTGTGGGAAGTGCCCGCTCCCGGTAGATGCTGAAGGCGGAGTTGCCAGGATTTGCTGCGGACTTTTGGAGAAATGA